GCCACGCCGTTGCACGCGATACCGGATCGGTTTAATCACCCAATCGGTATGTTTATACTTGTACAATGTTTCTGCAAGTTTAATTTGAATATTATCCGGTATTGATCGAGAATTAGGCCGTTTGACTTCTGTTGACCGTTTTGGGGAAGACGATGAACAGTAGCatggtcaccaccgccgccgccggaaccaccaccatcaacgtcatcatcgtcatcatctgggGAAGGCAGCCCCACCGTCGCCGGTTCTCTCTCCCGCCtcgttatctctctctctctccgacttTCTCCCTCTCTCGTCTGATATGATGATGAACCgactgtggtggcggtggtggcagggctgtggtggtggtggcagggctgtggtggcggtggtggtggtggtggtggtggcagcggagtggtggtggtggcagggctgtggtggcggtggtggtggcaacggagtggtggtggtggcagggctgtggtggcggtggtggtggcagcggagtggtggtggtggtagggctagtggtggtggtgtttaatatttacttaaatggtcatttatgttacaaatttacacaatcagtccttatttactaactgacttaactgggttatgatttttggactgaaatggcacctttccagaacgtgggggacgaaaatggcgcatttttgaaaaatggactgaaatggccaaagtgaccaaaccacagggacgaaaatggcagttaactcttaaAACAAATATAATAGATGTGTACATCTGACCTATTTCATAATCGTACCAAATGAAATTGTACGACAAGGAATTCCTAATAATTAATACCATTAATATGTCTTTGTGTAGCGTCACTATCAAAGTATAAATAGAAAGTGTTGGAAGTTGGTAAGTCTTTAATTCCATTTACATGCGATCTtctcttaaaaaataaaaaagtgttgGATATTGGTATGTCTTTAATTCATTTTGCATGCGGTCTTCCGTTAAAAacatttcacacaaaaataattataatcatttaaaaacaaatgattattattttaaaaatataatatatcaGTTTACGATCATTTAGTAGAAAAATAAGAGAAGATCAAGAGCGTTTTTTGGACAACGAAAATCAACAAAGCTGCTATATGAAACAAGTCAACTTTTAAGGGAAAACTAGTGAGATTATCCACGCTATGTTGCGGAGTTTCGTTCGATATGTATTTTGGTCAATATAACAACCAACCGAAAGAAATAAACTCAAAAGAATATTGACATATtttttacatcgatcgaaaattataaaaataaatttaaattttaaattaattgtaaatgaaaacttaaaTGTTATCTTAAATATAACTTCAATAAAAAAAGAACATAAAACTAAAAcactaaacttaaaaaaaaaaagtatagaaACAGAAAAATAAAGTCTagaaaaaaatcaagaaaaaaaaagtatataaaaataAGCATAGAAACGTGTTATATTTGAGTTGACATATTCTGGAAAAAAAATACATCGAAAGgtaaaccaacttgaatttataccgacacgtgcAATAAAATTAGCATTAAGAAAATAGTTAGGGCGCATTGCGGCGATCTCAAAACGCAAAGTGACTCGAATTTATACCAGGGGCGGAACCAATGTATAATGAGCCTTGCACAGGCTACGGCTCAACCCGGTATTCGCAGTGTAATTTCTTTtatctttgtttttatttatttaggatACTTCGAAGTAAATATTAGAATACCCTGAGTGTATGTGAAGATGAGATGAAATTTTCCGGTCAGAAAAAGCGAAAATTTCCGATCAACACTTTAGTTGCAGCGACACTTTGTTAAAATGGAGAAGATGAACTTGAGAATATGAACTTTtatgtattaatatattaaattaatatgTGCATtgggaaaaggaaaaggaaacaCGTCTCTTCAAAATTCAAAAGTAACATTTACAATCaaacttcatttaatatttatttaatttgttgtaaccattttttgtttgctttttttattttgtttatttatctttttattaaGTATATTGATAAGTTTTTTATGCTTTTTGTTGAAGTTATTTTTATTACATGCTAAAAATTGTTTATAAAACTTATTAATAACAtgtaaaattttataaaataatatctGATAACGGATTTTTAACCTAgtatacatacagacatacatacatacatacgtacatgtAGAtgcatacacacacatacatactaGCCATACATGGCCCCTAATGGCTCTCGAATTCTCATGGATGACctaggtttaaaaaaaaaaaattaatggcCCATTTTTAGTAGCCGCACAGGGCCTCTAAGAGCCCTCAAATTCTTAGGGATGGCCGTAAGTAAAAAAAGTTGGGATACCCCTAAATTTTTCTTCTACTTCCGCCACTGATTTATACCGTctaatgaaaacatattatattttactCTACTCACAATATTCGAATTGAATACTCGCTATTTCAAAAAAACAAACTTAAAGCAAGCCTTCACCATATTTGTTTTAAACATGGAAGATCTCAACTAACAATATAAGTTATTCGGAAAATATATTATATCAGCAATTTCCGATATTTAAACAAATATAATATATGTGTATATTTgacctttttttttgaaaatatttgACCTATTTTATAATCGTACCAAATGAAATTGTACGACATGGAATTCCTAATAATTAATGCCATTAATATGTCTTTGTGTAGCATCACTATCAAAGTATAAATAAAAAGTGTTGGATATTGGTAACTCTTTAATTCAATTTACATGCGATCTTCTGTTAAAAACTAAAAAGTGTTGTATGTCTTTAATTCAATTTTCATGCGGTCTTCTGTTAAAAACAATTCACACAAAAATAATTATAATCATTTAAAAACAAatgattattattttaaaaatataatttatcAGTTTACGATCATTTAATAGAAAAATAAGAGAAGATCAAGAGTCCCGTTGTTTTTTGGACATCGAAAGTCAACAAAGCTGATATATGAAACAAGTCAACTTTTAAGGGAAAATGTTAGTTTTAGGCATTTTGAATGTCATCCAAATAGAAAACATAATTTTGTAGatgaaaacataaacttaaactgTTATGTTATACATTAAACCCTACAATTTCTAAGACCTAgaaaaaataagtattttatttgagaaaaacaaGTTTTTTATGACTTGCAAAATAACTATATGTCAATCCTTCAATCCAAAAGTTCTTGTTCTTTGAGAAAAAATATCAACATTGTGTATCGTAATTTGGAATTCATTCATTCAGTAActataataatttaaaaaataatattattttaaattgaaATAAAATATCTTTTTTTGAACTtctaatgaaaaaaaaaattaggagATGATAAAATCGAGGGCAAAATGACAAAACTGAAAATCAGCTGCTTGGATAATAATATGACATATATGGGCCCATGTATTGGATAGAATGACGAGGCTGGCCCACCAGTTTGGTGGTCGAGCAAGAGAAACTATTTTGCTCCCTgtgatttgatggttttaacgCTTTTACCTCAAACCTTTAAAAATGaacattttactccctgatctatacAACTTATCTCTATTACACTACCCGCCTCAAACGCCGTTTATTTCAAACGTTAAAAGACTGCCATgtgcccctcatgtgaggggcaaATCTGTCATTTCCCAACCTAGATATTTATAAACCGTTTTAAAACCCTAACTAGCCCCATCTTCTTGTTATTCCTTccaacatcttcttcatcttctagTATCTTCTTTCTTCTAAATTTTCAGGGAGCAAAAACGTTAAAACCACCAAACCACAGGAAGCAACATACAAGTTTACTCAAATGTATTAAACAATTTTTTGTTACTATCCCCTGAACTTTCAAAATTCATACTTTACACCCAAACATAAATTTACATGTGTAGAATCAACATATAGTTTGGGAGGGACCcataatattttaatattttagtaGAGTGTATATTGCTGAAATTTGGAGTGACCCATAATAATTCTCAAAGTTACCTCATTGTAAAAGTTCACATAGGGTCTGTTTGGTAGCCTTTTAATAACCATTTAGATGCtatctcttaatggtttaaaacttCTAAATGAATAACAGGTAACCTCTTAATGGTAGAAAATGATGAGATCAGAATGACAAAGGAAATAGGGAAAGGAATTCGAGTAAATTTAGAAGGAAAGGAAGACCTAATCAGGGAAGTGATCACAGAAGAACAGGTGGAAGCTGGTTTGCAATGAATTTCGGGACATACAATATTAAAGGGGCAGGTGGGGTGGGGAAAGCAAAGGTAGTAAGAGGGTTGATATCGAAGTATTGGTTAAATTTTATAGCAATTCAGGAAACGCAGTTCAGTAACTTACCAGAAAGAATAATTAAAAGATTCTAGGAGAACACAGCAATGGAGTATGTTAAAGTGAATGCGAACGGGAGATCTGGGGGGTTGATATCAATGTGGAGTACAGGAGCATTTAAAAAAGATATGGAGGTGACAAATCAAAACTTTATTCTAGTAAAAGGCAAAGTAACAGGTGAAGAAGATGACATGGTGGTGGTGAATGTTTATGCCCCAACAATTCAAAGTAACAGAAGACAATTGTGGGACGAATTATTGGAGCTGAAACAGTCAATTCATGGAAGATGGATCCTTTTAGGAGACTTCAATGAGGTACGCTACCCTGAAGATAGATTTAATTCACAGTTTGATGCGGGGGGAGCATTATGTTTTAACAATTTTATTATGAACGCCGGGTTACAAGAATATAATATGGGAGGAAAAAGATTCACTTATATGTCGGGGGATGGAAGAAACCTCAGTAAAATTGATAGAGTCTTAGTATGTGGGGAATTTGTTATGAGATGGCCAGATGCTACTTTATTGGCTCTAAACAGAGACGTGCCGGACCACTGTCCATTGGTCCTAACAACAATCGGTAATAATTTTGGACCAACCCCTTTTCGGATTTTTCATAGTTGGATGGAGGCCAGCGGTTTTGACGAAGCAATTAAAAAGGGTTTGAATGTGGTTGTTGAATCAAACTTCAAAGATGAATGTATGGCGAGTAAACTCAAAGCAATAAAAGAGGAATTGAAAAAATGGAGAATCAGTGAGAAAGCAAAGGAAGAAGAACAGTTGGCTATCGCAAATGAAAACATTCAGAAGCTGGAATCAGTGGCGGAAACAAGGCCGCTCACTGATCAGGAGATTGGTACTTGGCAGGGGTATAAGAAAATGGTAAAAGATTGGCAAATAGCAAAAACAAAGGACCTGATGCAACAATCAAGAATAAAATGGATCGCCTTGGGTGATGAGAATTCAACTTTCTTTCATGCCGTGGTAAACAGTCATAAGATTAGGAACAAAGTGAATGGATTATGGATTGATGGGGTGTGGGTTACAGAAGCTAATGTTATAAAGGAGAGGTTTATGGTAGCCTTTAAGGAGAAATTTAAAGAACCGGTTCATACAAGACCAAGGATAGGCATGGAAGGATTTAAAAGATTGTCGGATAATGAGAGTTCGGAACTCATAGTACAGTTTAAGGAGGAGGAGGTAAGAAAAGCAATATGGGAGTGTGGTGGAGACAAAGCCCCGGGTCCTGACGGAGTAACATTTTCAGTAATAAAAAATATTGGGAAGAGCTGAAGCCGACAATCATGGGGGTGATGCAACAATTTTTTGTACATGGCTCGATCCATCATTCTTGTAGTTCATCATTTATTGCACTCATTCCAAAGGTAAATGACCCGCTCGTGTTTTCTGATTTTCGACCCATCTCGCTGATTGGGGTAGTAAACAAAATTATATCAAAGGTGTTGGCTAATCGGGTAAAAGTGGTTTTGAATAGTATTGTCTCAAATTCTCAATCGGCTTTTATATCGGGAAGGAACATTATAGATGGGCCGCTTATAATTAACGAAGTGATTGGGTGGgcgaaaaaaaagaaaaaagaaatctTTGTATTTAAGGCGGACATCGAAAAGGCCTATGATACGTTAAACTGGAAATTCCTTATTTCTGTTTTAACACATATGGGCTTTCCGTCGAAATGGAAAAATTGGGTAATGGGTCTACTCTATAGTGGAAGAGGATCAATTTTAATAAACGGGGCACCAACCGGAGAGTTCCAATATAAAAGAGGGTTGAGGCAAGGGGACCCTCTCTCTCCGTTCCTCTTTATAATTGCGATGGAGGCGTTGCATGTTATGATGGTTAATGCCGTAGCATCGGGTTTATTCTCGGGTGTAAAGTTACCAGGGGAGGAAATTACAATAACCCATTTGTTATTTGCGGACGATTCTATTTTCGTGGGAGAATGGGAAGAAAATAACATACAAAACCTGAGACGGATACTAAGATGTTATTACCTAGTGTCTGGATTAAAAGTAAACCCAAAGAAAAGTCAGATTTTTGGTATTGGGGTTGACGAAGAAGAGATTATCTCTAAGGCGAACAACTTTGGTTTCAAACCGGGTAAATTTCCATTCACTTACCTGGGGCTGAAAGTAGGTGCGAATATGAACCGAGTCCAAAACTGGAAGGAAGTAATTGACACATTCAACAGGAGATTATCTAACTAGAAAGCAAAGTTGCTATCTTTCGCAGGAAGGGCAATATTGGTGAAATCGGTACTCAGATCTCTACCTAACTATTATCTTTCTTTGTATAAATGTCCGATTGCAGTAATAAAAGTCCTAGAAGGTATAAGGAGGAAATTTCTATGGGGGGGTAATAACACGAACCGAAAGATGAGATGGATTAAATGGGAAAAAATTGTAGCCTCTAAAAAATTTGGGGGGTTGGGCATAGGAAGTATTAGAGATTTAAACTTAGCTTTATTGGTTAAGTGGTGGTGGCGGTTGAAATCGGAACCGCAACAGTTATAGGCTAAAGTCATTGGCTCAatccataaaaacaaaaaaagaatCACAGTTGTCCCTTTGAAAAATGAGTACACAGGGGTGTGGAAAAATATAGTGGAAGTGAGAAAAGATATGAGTAAGAGGGGAGCGATAATTGAAAAGAATCTCATAAGCAAAGTAGGTGCTGGCAACAAAACGATGTTTTGGATTGATGTATGGAATGGTGAAGTTTCATTACGAGAAAGGTACCCGCTATTGTACGACATTGTAAAAAACAAAAGAGCCAAAATAGAAGAGTGTTATAAGCAAACTAATGGGGGTATCATATGGGATTGGGCTTGGTTGAGAATCCCGGCAACAGAAGATGAAACGCAACAAGCAGCTGAACTAATGGGTGTAGTAAACCAGTTTCGGGTGACAGATGAAAGTGATAGATGGCTCTGGCGTGATGACAAAGAAAATGAGTTCTCGGTTAAAAGCGTTCGAAACACACTGGAAAAAGACATAAATTTAAATATAGCAGCGGACAATTACTTCTGGAACAACTGGGCTGCACAGAAGTGCAGTATGTTCGTCTGGAGAGCTCTGAAAGGGAAGATACCGACGGCGACCCAGCTACGAGAAAAAGGTGTTCCGATTCCATCGGACTTATGTAGAATATGCAACTGCGGACAAGAAACCCCGGACCATGCTCTCGTCAACTGTAGAGAGATTAAAGGTGTTTGGGAACAAATCGGATCATGGGTCAAAGCACCATCAATAGTTCAACAGGAGACCTTAGGAGAGATGTTCAACGCACTTGAGGAACAAAACTGgccgaagaagagaaagaaggcgGTGCACGCTATACTCCTATTGACAACTTGGATCATTTGGAAAAGGCGGAACGAAAAAGTTTTTCAAGGAAGGAACAGTGAGGTTTTCAAGATGATAgaaaaaataaaagaagaatcgtTTCTATGGATGAAACATAAAACGAAGGTACAATTGAATTCATGGGAAAGTTGGGTATATTTTTCTTGGCGTAGCTAGTTTTGAGTATGTATGCTACTGTAAGGTTTCGTATGTGTTTCTTTTTTTGCTAAACAATTGATGTACTGAATATGTCTCATAGCACCTTGCTATGGACCGTTTGTGGTTGATTAATAAAGTTCCGtgttgccattcaaaaaaaaaaaaaaaaaaaaagaataagaggtaacctcaagtctgaatggttaagaggtaacctctgaatggtaaattatcacatgtcacatttttctaccttctcattggtaaaatttttaatggttccattaagaggtagcctcttaatgaccgttcagaggctaccaaacagccccatAGTTTCCTGGGGTTAAGTGGTCAAACGCTTGTTATTTCGCATCTAACCACATGATAAGGTTGTGAGTTTGAGTCCTACACTCTTTTTTTGTTTTACCTTAAAACTATCTAACTATGGCTGCAAACAAACTAAACGTTCGACGAGTCATTCGTTGAaatgttcatttgtgtttgttcttttattaaacaaatgaacaagaatataatttttttattcatttaatttagttaaatgaatgaacatgaacagaggtaCGATGTGTTCGTATGAAATTTTGTTAAGTGAACGGACATGAACAGAGGTAcgtcgtgttcgttcatttatatttgtgaacgtttggtaacgtgttcgtttgcgTTCGATATAGTGTTcgtagttcattagtgtttttaatttttatattttatttaaatacttcaaaattctgacaAAGAAAATCTTTAATAGGTGTCAAGGTATTACATATTTTGCTAatgaacatttgtttgtgttcatttattttcatttgtcttcatgaacattagtttgtgttcaaaGACAAAGTCAATTAATACGACATAAGGAGAAAATTCTAGATAAGTCGCTTTCAGTAGGAGGAAGGTCAAAAAAATTACTCGAAATGATATAGAAGAGAAGAATAGAGCTCTGAAGCAAATGAAATGACCCTGCTGTACTTTCTCTCCTGGAAATGTCATGAGTCCGCTTAAGAACAAGGGAAGACTCTTGGCCGCCTATAAATACCAAGCCATGAAGACCTTGAAAGACACTTCAGATGCAAGACTCAAACCTTAGACTTGCTAACCATTCGCTACTTTACTTCTCATTTGTAGTTCTGTTATACTCTTTCAATTGTAGCCTGTAATCCTTCTTTGTACTTATACCATTTAGCCTTGGATCTTCAAGGCTAAGTGCTTCATTATATCAATAATACACACTTTATTATCACTATTTAATCGTTGTAGTAATAGTGGGGTTGTTAGAAGTGATGTCTCGGAAATCAGAAATAGCCTTAAGTTTATGAAATTAGAGTTGAAAAAGTCTACTTGCACTTTATGCGGGTTCCTGTTTTAATTCTGAATTTTGCTTCATTGATATGTTAAGTTTTGTTTCTAACTACTTTATGCATAATGATCTTGTAACAATATGGATGTCCCACCAACAACAGTGTGTGAGTTTATGAAATTTGCCAAAAGAGTACACTTTAAAAACCACATTAGCGAATTCAATTGTAAGGGTGATAGGGGTACATGTGGGGAGTGAGTTCATCTAAGGGGAACACTATTGCCATCAACTTTTGATGAGTGGGGAATGAAATTTCAGTGAGCGTTTACCGCATAGGGAAAGAAGAGGGGAaggagaaggagagagagagagagagttgaatAATGATGGGGCCCACTCTTTTCAACCAatcacatattttttattttttatgtaaaaaaaatagtttacccaTTCTGAAGAGAGGTGACCACCACTTATGTTTTAGTGCAAGAGAGAACTAATTAGAAAGGGGAATTGACATAACAATATCTGATTGGGTGGGTGGAGAGTTTATCCCATCTCATCAGGGAGCACCCCTTTCACTCTAAGGGCACCCGGGGCACCCTCGGGGACTCCCTTTGGGGACCATTTTTGCTGTGCGGGAAGGTGCCGCCATCCAAGAGGGGAGGCAAATCGGGGAGGGTGTGAGGGGAGTGTTCACCGAAGAAGGAGAGAGGAGATGGTGGGGCCACCCTCattttcaaccaatcaattttttttattttttatttatttttttgaataaaaaacaaTTCCCCTAAGAGGGGTGCACCCCGTACGTTTTTGGACAAGAGGGAAGTTATAGAGGGGAAATGACATAGCAACGTATGATTGGGTTAAAAAAAGTTTCCCCTCACCTCATTAGAGGACACGGGCTGGTCCCGTGATAATATAACGGTCCAAACTATAACGCGTGGAACTTTCTAAAATCCCACCGCCGGTCCAAACTATAACGCGTTATAGCATCACGCATTCCATTTTCGTTATTTTTATCACgctgttattttttttttgtgagtgGAATTGTTGGTT
The sequence above is drawn from the Helianthus annuus cultivar XRQ/B chromosome 12, HanXRQr2.0-SUNRISE, whole genome shotgun sequence genome and encodes:
- the LOC110892565 gene encoding uncharacterized protein LOC110892565, giving the protein MEYVKVNANGRSGGLISMWSTGAFKKDMEVTNQNFILVKGKVTGEEDDMVVVNVYAPTIQSNRRQLWDELLELKQSIHGRWILLGDFNEVRYPEDRFNSQFDAGGALCFNNFIMNAGLQEYNMGGKRFTYMSGDGRNLSKIDRVLVCGEFVMRWPDATLLALNRDVPDHCPLVLTTIGNNFGPTPFRIFHSWMEASGFDEAIKKGLNVVVESNFKDECMASKLKAIKEELKKWRISEKAKEEEQLAIANENIQKLESVAETRPLTDQEIGTWQGYKKMVKDWQIAKTKDLMQQSRIKWIALGDENSTFFHAVVNSHKIRNKVNGLWIDGVWVTEANVIKERFMVAFKEKFKEPVHTRPRIGMEGFKRLSDNESSELIVQFKEEEVRKAIWECGGDKAPGPDGVTFSVIKNIGKS